A single genomic interval of Mycolicibacterium holsaticum DSM 44478 = JCM 12374 harbors:
- a CDS encoding cytochrome P450 has product MGWRSGQLGIALFDDECIQNPYPLYRRMLDTAPVHQIGGSGFHAVCGWQAVNDVIARPDDFSSNLTATMTYQPGGVVGAFEMEGLGGKSHVLATADEPAHAVHRKAVLPQLTAKRIRAFEPFVGDIADQLWAKSFHDGRIEWMSAMANRLPMMIVGRIIGVPDADVDKLVRWGYAATQVVEGLVSQDQLAQAGVAVGELAGYIIEQFRQAAADPQDNLLGDLAAACASGEMEEQTALGMMIILFSAGGESTASLIGSAAWVLATRPDIQAQVRSAPELLGAFLEEVLRCEPPFRGHYRHVVDDTTLCGVDLAAGSRLLLLWGAANRDPSHFDSPDEFRLDRAGGKGHISFGKGAHFCVGAALARLEATIVIRQLLERTTHIEAADVGRWLPSLLVRRLDRLELACAGG; this is encoded by the coding sequence ATGGGGTGGCGCAGCGGTCAGCTTGGCATCGCGTTGTTCGACGACGAATGCATCCAGAATCCCTATCCCCTGTACCGACGGATGTTGGACACGGCGCCGGTGCACCAGATCGGCGGATCAGGGTTTCACGCGGTGTGCGGTTGGCAGGCGGTCAATGACGTGATCGCCCGGCCCGACGATTTCTCCTCGAATCTGACCGCGACGATGACCTACCAACCCGGCGGAGTTGTGGGTGCCTTCGAGATGGAGGGGCTGGGCGGCAAGAGCCATGTGTTGGCCACCGCCGACGAGCCCGCGCATGCGGTGCACCGCAAGGCGGTGCTTCCGCAGTTGACCGCCAAGCGGATACGCGCGTTCGAACCGTTCGTCGGTGACATCGCCGACCAGTTGTGGGCGAAGAGCTTTCACGACGGGCGTATCGAATGGATGAGCGCGATGGCCAACCGCTTGCCGATGATGATCGTGGGACGGATCATCGGCGTGCCCGACGCAGATGTCGACAAGCTGGTCCGGTGGGGTTATGCGGCGACCCAGGTCGTGGAGGGCCTGGTGAGCCAGGACCAGTTGGCCCAGGCCGGCGTCGCGGTCGGAGAACTCGCCGGATACATCATCGAGCAGTTTCGACAGGCTGCGGCTGACCCGCAGGACAACTTGCTGGGTGACCTGGCCGCGGCGTGCGCGTCGGGCGAGATGGAAGAACAGACGGCGCTGGGGATGATGATCATCTTGTTCAGCGCGGGCGGCGAATCCACCGCGTCGTTGATCGGCTCTGCGGCTTGGGTTTTGGCGACCCGCCCGGATATCCAGGCGCAGGTGCGCAGTGCGCCCGAACTGCTCGGTGCGTTTCTCGAAGAGGTGCTGCGCTGCGAACCGCCGTTCCGCGGTCATTACCGCCACGTGGTCGACGACACGACGCTGTGCGGTGTGGACCTGGCGGCCGGTTCGCGGCTGTTGTTGTTGTGGGGTGCGGCCAACCGCGATCCGTCACACTTCGACAGCCCGGACGAGTTCAGGTTGGACCGGGCTGGAGGTAAGGGGCACATCAGCTTCGGCAAGGGTGCACATTTTTGCGTCGGGGCGGCGCTTGCGCGCCTGGAGGCGACGATCGTGATCCGACAGCTCCTCGAACGGACTACGCACATCGAGGCCGCCGACGTGGGCCGTTGGCTGCCGAGCCTGCTGGTCCGGCGACTGGACCGGCTGGAACTGGCCTGCGCCGGCGGCTAA
- a CDS encoding acyl-CoA dehydrogenase family protein — MAWDFSTEPEFQEKLDWVKQFCEEKVEPLDHVFPHAVRSPDPAVKAYVRELQQEVKDQGLWAIFLDRELGGPGYGQLKLGLLNEVIGRYAGAPHMFGASAPDTGNMEMLAAYGTEEQKQRWLKPLLNQDMFSAYSMTEPQGGSDPNLFKTHAVRDGDEWVINGEKWFTSAGRVADILFVMCTNGMFVVPRKAPGVEIMPEPRNHNHIVYRDVRVPLDHLLGPEDGAKMLAQRRLGGGRIHHAMRTIAQCNLAFDMMCERALSRESHGKVISEHQMVQEKIAESYAMIKMLRLFVLETAWKIDQTSTQEARTDIAAVKFTMARVLRDVSFNALHILGSLGTTDLTPIQAMYAGAPTMGIADGVDEVHMATVARRVLRDYQPHDGNFPTEFLPYKREAARKKLQPVLDARPELAAAAEAYRKYLAGRR; from the coding sequence ATGGCGTGGGATTTCAGCACCGAACCGGAATTTCAGGAAAAGCTCGACTGGGTCAAGCAGTTCTGCGAGGAGAAGGTCGAACCGCTCGATCACGTGTTTCCGCACGCGGTGCGCTCACCGGACCCCGCGGTCAAGGCCTATGTGCGTGAGCTGCAGCAGGAGGTCAAGGACCAGGGCCTGTGGGCGATCTTCCTGGACCGCGAACTCGGCGGCCCCGGCTACGGACAGCTCAAGCTCGGCCTGCTCAACGAGGTCATCGGACGCTACGCCGGCGCCCCGCACATGTTCGGGGCGTCCGCACCCGACACCGGCAACATGGAGATGCTCGCCGCGTACGGCACCGAGGAGCAGAAGCAACGCTGGCTCAAGCCGCTGCTCAACCAGGACATGTTCTCGGCCTACTCGATGACCGAACCCCAGGGTGGCAGCGACCCCAACCTGTTCAAGACCCACGCCGTGCGCGACGGTGACGAATGGGTGATCAACGGCGAGAAGTGGTTCACCTCGGCCGGCCGCGTCGCCGACATCCTCTTCGTGATGTGCACCAACGGCATGTTCGTGGTGCCGCGCAAGGCGCCGGGCGTGGAGATCATGCCCGAACCGCGCAACCACAACCACATCGTCTACCGCGACGTGCGGGTGCCGCTCGATCATCTTCTGGGCCCGGAGGACGGCGCGAAGATGCTGGCGCAGCGGCGTCTGGGCGGCGGGCGCATCCACCACGCCATGCGCACCATCGCGCAGTGCAACCTGGCCTTCGACATGATGTGCGAGCGGGCGCTGAGCCGCGAATCGCACGGCAAGGTCATCTCCGAACACCAGATGGTGCAGGAGAAGATCGCCGAGTCCTACGCGATGATCAAGATGCTGCGACTGTTCGTGCTGGAGACCGCGTGGAAGATCGACCAGACCTCGACGCAGGAGGCGCGCACCGACATCGCCGCCGTCAAGTTCACGATGGCGCGGGTGCTGCGCGACGTGTCGTTCAACGCGCTGCACATCCTCGGCTCGCTGGGCACCACCGACCTCACCCCGATCCAGGCGATGTACGCCGGTGCGCCGACGATGGGCATCGCCGACGGCGTCGACGAGGTGCACATGGCCACCGTCGCGCGCCGGGTGCTGCGGGACTACCAGCCGCACGACGGCAACTTCCCGACGGAGTTCCTGCCCTACAAGCGCGAGGCCGCGCGCAAGAAGCTGCAACCCGTGCTGGATGCGCGCCCCGAATTGGCGGCCGCCGCCGAGGCCTACCGCAAGTACCTCGCCGGTCGCCGCTGA
- a CDS encoding TetR/AcrR family transcriptional regulator, whose product MARDDWLVGGERRTAAAERVYAAATDLVLRDGLDALEIDVLAERVHCSRATIYRYAGGKAQIRDAVLLRLAARVVDAVRAAVHDLTGTQRVVKAITVALEHIRADPIRQMMIGLTTGRDLTELPSSPVLGRMAADLTGITDDDAQAAQWIVRVVMALAIWPVVDDDVERHMVERFVAPAFS is encoded by the coding sequence GTGGCACGAGACGATTGGCTCGTCGGAGGTGAGCGTCGCACCGCCGCCGCGGAGCGGGTCTATGCCGCCGCCACCGACCTCGTCCTGCGCGACGGCCTCGACGCCTTGGAGATCGACGTCCTCGCCGAGCGGGTGCACTGTTCCCGCGCGACGATCTACCGCTACGCCGGGGGTAAGGCGCAGATCCGCGACGCCGTGCTGCTGCGGTTGGCGGCCCGCGTCGTCGACGCGGTCCGGGCCGCGGTCCACGACCTCACCGGCACGCAACGCGTCGTGAAGGCGATCACCGTGGCGCTCGAGCACATCCGGGCCGACCCGATCCGGCAGATGATGATCGGGCTCACCACCGGTCGCGACCTAACCGAATTGCCGTCCTCGCCGGTGCTGGGCCGAATGGCTGCCGACCTCACCGGCATCACCGACGACGACGCGCAGGCCGCCCAGTGGATCGTTCGCGTCGTGATGGCGCTGGCGATCTGGCCCGTCGTCGACGACGACGTCGAACGTCACATGGTCGAACGGTTCGTCGCTCCCGCGTTCAGCTGA
- a CDS encoding cytochrome P450, giving the protein MTEDAISIAGVDLTDPDIYLAGMPYDAFRELRRHAPVAWHPYKDDGFYAVTGYDEILAVSRDSATWSSQAAGVFFDVPVPEAQYQLSLMMLTMDPPRHTKLRSLVSKGFTPRQVARLNDHVAGMAREIVDAVVERVECDFVYDIAGALPSFVIAELLGIPLDDGRRLYELTEIMNSGAVGDLHDQTHVLDAQMQMFQYGTELAARKRAEPGDDIATSLLRAEVDGESLTDLEFNMFFLLLINAGGDTTRNLVAAGILALLEHPGEQARLATDPDRLDIGRAPNPHLAFGGGGTHFCLGANLARVEAAAIIPEVLSRMKDLELAGPVQRVRSTLMNGIRSMPVRFTPSRRLAI; this is encoded by the coding sequence ATGACCGAGGACGCGATCAGCATCGCCGGAGTCGACCTCACCGATCCCGATATCTATCTGGCCGGTATGCCCTACGACGCGTTCCGCGAACTTCGGCGGCACGCCCCCGTTGCCTGGCACCCGTACAAGGACGACGGGTTCTATGCGGTAACCGGCTATGACGAGATCTTGGCCGTCTCACGGGACAGCGCCACCTGGTCGTCGCAGGCGGCCGGTGTGTTCTTCGACGTGCCGGTCCCGGAAGCGCAATACCAACTGTCGCTGATGATGCTCACGATGGACCCGCCGCGGCACACCAAGCTGCGTTCGTTGGTGAGCAAGGGGTTTACCCCGCGGCAGGTCGCTCGGCTGAACGACCACGTCGCGGGCATGGCGCGCGAGATCGTCGACGCCGTAGTCGAGCGAGTCGAATGCGACTTCGTGTACGACATCGCCGGTGCGCTACCGTCATTCGTCATCGCTGAACTGCTCGGCATTCCGTTGGACGACGGTCGGCGGCTCTATGAGCTGACCGAGATCATGAACTCCGGCGCGGTCGGCGACCTACACGACCAGACACACGTCTTGGACGCGCAGATGCAGATGTTCCAGTACGGCACCGAGCTTGCCGCCCGCAAACGCGCCGAACCGGGCGACGATATCGCGACTTCGTTGCTGCGCGCCGAGGTCGACGGCGAGAGCCTCACCGACCTCGAATTCAACATGTTTTTCCTGCTGCTGATCAATGCAGGCGGTGATACCACCCGAAACCTCGTCGCCGCAGGCATTCTCGCGCTACTGGAGCACCCCGGCGAGCAGGCCCGCCTGGCCACCGACCCCGACCGCCTCGACATCGGCCGCGCGCCGAATCCGCATCTGGCGTTCGGCGGCGGCGGAACCCATTTCTGCCTGGGCGCCAACCTTGCCCGCGTAGAAGCCGCGGCGATCATTCCTGAGGTGCTGTCCCGGATGAAGGACCTCGAGCTCGCCGGGCCGGTGCAACGTGTGCGGTCCACTCTGATGAACGGCATCCGGTCGATGCCGGTGCGGTTCACGCCGTCCCGACGCCTCGCCATTTAG
- a CDS encoding DUF732 domain-containing protein, translating into MTTLARHTALLVLGIGSLLAAPHAAASPDDDFCRSMTSVGFTGNCATLSTLARDVCAQLARGADASAVAEKLDITTKDETLSNFIVAGARLYFCPEPHQT; encoded by the coding sequence ATGACGACGCTTGCGCGACACACAGCGCTGTTGGTGCTAGGAATCGGCTCGCTGTTGGCCGCACCCCACGCTGCCGCATCACCCGACGACGATTTCTGCCGCAGCATGACCTCGGTAGGTTTCACCGGCAACTGCGCGACCCTGAGCACCCTGGCCCGCGACGTATGCGCGCAACTCGCGCGCGGCGCCGATGCGTCGGCGGTGGCCGAGAAGTTGGACATCACGACGAAAGACGAAACGCTGTCGAACTTCATCGTGGCCGGTGCTCGGCTGTACTTCTGCCCGGAGCCCCACCAAACCTGA
- a CDS encoding DUF1460 domain-containing protein: MLTARNGAAGAGADAISQQFVGTPYGADTLVGSANAPEKLVVELEKVDCFTYADYVEALKRASNREEFLDALIDVRYKNGVVAFQNRKHFFTDWAAASPAVATDVTATLSPNVIEVHKNLNEKDSGGLYLPGLPVVPRTISYIPSSQVDGGVLSQLRTGDYIGAFAEDGGLDVTHVGIFVATPDGPVFRNASSLRAHEKVIDQPLAEYLQTVPGVVVLRPTQ; the protein is encoded by the coding sequence ATGCTGACGGCCAGGAACGGTGCGGCCGGTGCAGGCGCCGACGCGATTTCGCAGCAGTTCGTTGGAACGCCTTATGGCGCAGACACTCTCGTCGGCTCCGCGAACGCGCCGGAGAAGCTGGTGGTGGAGTTGGAGAAGGTGGACTGCTTCACCTATGCCGACTACGTCGAAGCGCTGAAGCGGGCGAGCAATCGCGAGGAGTTCCTCGACGCGCTCATCGACGTGCGCTACAAAAACGGCGTCGTCGCATTCCAGAACAGGAAGCACTTCTTCACCGACTGGGCCGCCGCATCGCCCGCAGTGGCGACCGACGTCACCGCGACGTTGAGCCCCAACGTGATTGAGGTGCACAAGAACCTCAACGAAAAGGACTCAGGCGGCCTCTACCTACCCGGGCTACCGGTGGTGCCCAGGACCATTTCCTACATTCCCAGTTCCCAGGTCGACGGCGGCGTGCTGAGCCAACTGCGCACGGGTGACTACATCGGGGCGTTCGCCGAAGACGGCGGCCTCGACGTCACCCACGTCGGCATCTTCGTCGCCACACCCGACGGGCCGGTGTTCCGCAACGCCTCGTCGTTACGCGCGCACGAGAAGGTCATCGATCAACCGCTGGCCGAGTACCTGCAGACCGTGCCGGGCGTGGTCGTGCTCCGCCCGACCCAATAG
- a CDS encoding crotonase/enoyl-CoA hydratase family protein, giving the protein MSDDRVRVQIGASGVATVTMVRADKHNALDHAMFEGLVHAAEEVAGAASVRAVVLHGEGKSFCSGLDVASFMDRRGGTSVLLGRDDDREANFAQRVTYDWSTVPAPVIAAIHGNCFGGGLQIALGADIRIAAPDAKLSVMEVKWGLVPDMGITQTLPRLVPIDVAKELTFTGRIVSGSDAVALGLVTRTADDPLAAALALAEEIAQKSPDAVRAAKRLYNETWVSNDASAALSLESELQTGLIGRPNQIAAVMAGMSGEPPVFVDPE; this is encoded by the coding sequence GTGAGCGATGACAGAGTTCGAGTGCAGATCGGTGCGAGTGGCGTGGCCACTGTGACGATGGTTCGCGCAGACAAACACAATGCGCTTGACCACGCCATGTTCGAAGGCCTGGTACATGCCGCTGAAGAAGTCGCCGGCGCCGCTTCGGTTCGCGCGGTCGTGCTGCACGGCGAGGGCAAGAGTTTCTGCTCCGGACTCGATGTCGCAAGTTTCATGGACCGCCGCGGCGGGACGAGTGTGCTGCTGGGGCGAGACGACGACCGCGAGGCCAACTTCGCGCAGCGTGTGACCTATGACTGGTCGACGGTGCCGGCGCCGGTCATCGCCGCGATTCACGGCAATTGCTTCGGCGGCGGTCTGCAGATCGCGCTCGGCGCCGACATCCGGATCGCCGCGCCGGACGCAAAACTGTCCGTCATGGAGGTCAAGTGGGGCCTTGTGCCCGACATGGGCATCACACAGACGCTTCCGCGGCTGGTGCCCATCGACGTCGCGAAGGAGCTGACGTTCACCGGCCGTATCGTCTCCGGGAGCGATGCTGTCGCGCTCGGACTCGTCACGCGCACTGCTGACGATCCGCTCGCGGCGGCGCTGGCGCTCGCGGAGGAGATCGCCCAGAAGTCCCCCGACGCGGTGCGCGCGGCGAAACGCCTCTACAACGAGACCTGGGTCAGCAACGACGCCTCGGCCGCCCTGTCGCTCGAATCCGAGTTACAAACCGGGCTGATCGGCAGGCCCAACCAGATTGCCGCCGTCATGGCGGGCATGTCGGGAGAGCCACCGGTCTTCGTCGACCCGGAGTAA
- a CDS encoding alkaline phosphatase family protein produces the protein MGYANHIGRVGALAVTLGVGFAIANAPAVAFADTSGTSSTSSSSPSESSASSESSTSTTTSSTEDATSPAESDDTAASDPTEDAAADSDAEQEQDADAQEEAEEDAEASQDDAALDLADGDADDQPATNTHDSRASRIADAPRDVQSLVTDAVERFTRAQEEKAQPNIAAEVDNAADDVAQPPTTTTFTTTASNPNPTATFTTLTTPEAAAAAVTQPRPTLVSLVTETVAAVLGPLMGLDTGAPLQAPALWAMLAAARGEFEQGSSQQTAPPAAQYTVTQISSPSAQATGTPYVLVIGVDGTNLGRILADPENDNFFALMADGTTAAASIVGHTTISNPSWSAILTGVWGETTGVVNNVFTPGTYDRWPTVFNLLESHDPNIQTITIANWNVIADIAGAGSIPADQIIFIPQVPGDSSWFLTDDAVGAATVEAIRNTQTGTPTFMFTYFVGVDENGHNYGGASPQYAEAIRNVDENIGDIMAEIAKREDCNTGPCENWTVIVVTDHGHQPQKGFGHGFQTPTETSTFVIARGSDFKDGYINLQYQIVDTTPTVLTLFGVTPPAYSNGVSLTTLGDSDVDPVDLHQALFDAIDMNGYPDIATNVALSVRTIFTSIPYFIYTFTYDTIDQLKAVAKQDIFLVSALAGLAVVPVQLVGNLLYVATNIPAQIVARLTGVTGASIFPLVAPPPSTWPPAQLNVPDLALLACGDGAAEPQCNAAIVA, from the coding sequence ATGGGGTACGCCAACCACATCGGCCGCGTCGGGGCCCTGGCGGTGACGTTAGGCGTCGGGTTCGCCATCGCCAACGCTCCGGCCGTCGCGTTCGCCGACACCTCGGGCACCTCGTCCACGAGCAGTTCGTCGCCGAGCGAGTCGTCGGCATCCAGCGAATCGTCGACGTCGACCACCACGTCTTCCACCGAGGATGCGACGTCGCCCGCCGAGTCCGACGACACCGCCGCGTCGGACCCGACCGAAGACGCCGCCGCGGACAGCGACGCCGAACAAGAACAAGACGCTGACGCGCAGGAGGAAGCCGAGGAGGACGCTGAGGCGTCGCAGGACGACGCCGCGCTCGACTTGGCAGACGGCGACGCGGATGACCAACCGGCGACGAACACACACGACTCGCGCGCGTCGAGAATCGCCGACGCCCCGCGTGACGTCCAATCGTTGGTCACCGACGCCGTCGAACGGTTCACCCGCGCGCAGGAAGAGAAGGCACAGCCGAACATCGCGGCCGAGGTCGACAACGCCGCCGATGACGTCGCGCAGCCGCCGACGACCACGACATTCACCACCACGGCGTCCAACCCCAACCCCACGGCGACGTTCACGACTTTGACGACCCCGGAGGCCGCCGCTGCGGCGGTGACGCAACCGCGGCCCACCTTGGTCAGCCTCGTCACCGAGACGGTGGCCGCCGTGCTGGGACCGCTGATGGGCCTGGACACCGGAGCGCCGCTTCAAGCCCCTGCGCTGTGGGCGATGCTGGCGGCCGCGCGAGGTGAGTTCGAACAGGGATCGTCTCAGCAGACCGCACCGCCGGCCGCGCAGTACACCGTCACCCAGATCTCGAGCCCGTCAGCGCAAGCCACCGGCACGCCCTACGTGCTGGTGATCGGCGTCGACGGGACCAACCTGGGCAGAATTCTCGCCGACCCCGAGAACGACAACTTCTTCGCGCTGATGGCCGACGGCACCACCGCGGCGGCCAGCATCGTCGGGCACACCACGATCTCCAACCCGTCGTGGTCGGCGATCCTGACCGGCGTGTGGGGTGAGACGACGGGTGTGGTCAACAACGTGTTCACCCCGGGCACCTACGACCGCTGGCCGACGGTGTTCAACCTGCTCGAGTCGCACGACCCGAACATTCAGACCATCACGATCGCCAACTGGAACGTCATCGCCGATATCGCCGGCGCCGGTTCGATTCCCGCCGACCAGATCATCTTCATCCCCCAGGTGCCCGGTGACTCCAGTTGGTTCCTCACCGACGACGCGGTCGGTGCGGCCACCGTCGAGGCGATCCGCAACACCCAGACCGGCACGCCGACGTTCATGTTCACCTACTTCGTCGGCGTCGACGAGAACGGCCACAACTACGGCGGCGCGTCGCCGCAATACGCGGAGGCGATCCGCAACGTCGACGAGAACATCGGCGACATCATGGCCGAGATCGCCAAGCGCGAAGACTGCAATACCGGACCGTGTGAGAACTGGACCGTGATCGTGGTGACCGACCACGGTCATCAGCCGCAGAAGGGCTTCGGTCACGGTTTCCAAACGCCCACCGAGACTTCGACGTTCGTGATCGCCAGGGGCTCGGACTTCAAGGACGGGTACATCAACCTGCAGTACCAGATCGTCGATACGACGCCCACGGTGTTGACCCTGTTCGGCGTCACGCCGCCGGCATACTCCAACGGTGTCTCGCTGACCACCCTCGGCGACAGCGATGTCGACCCGGTCGATCTGCACCAGGCGCTCTTCGATGCCATCGACATGAACGGCTACCCCGATATCGCCACCAACGTCGCGCTGAGCGTGCGGACGATCTTCACCTCGATTCCGTACTTCATCTACACGTTCACCTACGACACGATCGATCAGCTGAAGGCGGTCGCCAAGCAGGACATCTTCCTCGTCAGCGCGCTGGCCGGGCTGGCGGTCGTGCCGGTGCAGTTGGTCGGCAACCTGCTGTACGTGGCGACCAACATTCCCGCGCAGATCGTGGCGCGGCTGACCGGGGTGACCGGCGCCAGCATCTTCCCGCTGGTGGCCCCGCCGCCGTCGACCTGGCCCCCAGCGCAGCTCAACGTGCCGGATCTGGCGCTGCTGGCCTGCGGCGATGGCGCCGCTGAGCCGCAGTGCAACGCCGCAATCGTTGCGTGA